One window of the Podospora pseudocomata strain CBS 415.72m chromosome 7, whole genome shotgun sequence genome contains the following:
- a CDS encoding hypothetical protein (EggNog:ENOG503NXIF; COG:P), producing the protein MGRQERIARSIVRAIIRTNVNGTKKKASNPLGILLALFSAFFSLYQLLMRKIRPADFAKLRREYWDVSDDDYVDSFRPREGAKDEEALTAIGDMGFSGSTFYATTDQKYLVKSVPRHSEHSFFRNDLLTPYVQHMATHPQSLLVRICDFLGASGASIGRILRLAPSHHIVMENIMYGREEAENRGDAKWENWDLKPTSYFYPERDIADGALTSDATKEQLADEFHDKIVLSQEQADDLFARLEEDTKLLAEHNAVDYSLFLVRMKLPREEVQEEVQPEAAKSDSNLAPPEDGPSVPPQPPTWKTGVASADGKYVYRASILDFFWAKHKIQPRFMTLLINLWNLLISKDGPMSITTTPEEYRERFLKMCRGYVDIKKD; encoded by the exons ATGGGTCGACAAGAAAGAATCGCCCGGTCCATCGTCCGCGCCATCATCAGGACCAATGTCAATGgcaccaaaaagaaagccaGCAACCCACTCGggatcctcctcgccctgttctccgccttcttctccctctaCCAGCTGCTCATGAGAAAGATCCGCCCTGCCGACTTTGCTAAGCTGCGACGGGAGTACTGGGATGTCAGCGATGACGACTATGTCGACTCGTTCCGACCGCGGGAGGGCGCAAAGGATGAGGAGGCTTTGACTGCTATCGGGGACATGGGATTCTCTGGTTCC ACCTTTTACGCAACCACCGACCAAAAGTACCTCGTCAAGTCGGTCCCACGCCACTCCGAACATTCCTTCTTCCGCAACGATCTCCTGACCCCGTACGTCCAGCACATGGCTACGCATCCGCAGTCTTTGTTGGTCAGAATATGTGATTTCCTTGGCGCCTCAGGTGCTTCTATTGGAAGGATCCTCCGTCTCGCGCCTTCGCATCATATCGTCATGGAGAACATCATGTACGGccgggaggaggctgaaaaCAGGGGGGATGCCAAATGGGAGAACTGGGACCTGAAGCCAACGTCGTATTTCTACCCCGAACGAGATATTGCCGATGGCGCGCTCACGAGCGACGCAACCAAGGAGCAGCTGGCGGATGAGTTTCACGACAAGATTGTGCTCAGCCAGGAGCAGGCGGATGATTTGTttgcgaggttggaggaggacacAAAGTTGCTGGCCGAGCACAACGCGGTAGATTATTCCTTGTTTTTGGTTAGGATGAAGCTGCCACGGGAGGAGGTCCAAGAGGAGGTGCAGCCGGAGGCGGCAAAGTCGGACTCGAACTTGGCGCCGCCAGAGGATGGGCCGTCGGTTCCGCCTCAGCCTCCGACGTGGAAGACGGGGGTTGCTTCAGCGGATGGAAAGTATGTTTATCGGGCTTCGATCTTGGACTTCTTTTGGGCGAAGCACAAGATCCAGCCGAGGTTCATGACGTTGCTGATTAACTTGTGGAATTTGTTGATTAGTAAGGATGGGCCGATGAGTATCACTACTACGCCGGAGGAGTACAGGGAGAGGTTCTTGAAGATGTGTAGGGGGTATGTGGACATCAAGAAGGACTGA
- the CYS4 gene encoding cystathionine beta-synthase (EggNog:ENOG503NV6E; COG:E), producing the protein MSNQNGANHRGLVSQVPIPIFDKLVAKSDIKMSATELIGNTPLVRLNKIPQSLGIECEVYAKVELFNAGGSVKDRIALRMIEEAEKSGRIKPGDTLIEPTSGNTGIGLALVGAIKGYKTIITLPEKMSAEKVSVLRALGATIIRTPTQAAWDSPESHIGVARRLLKEIPNSHILDQYTNVDNPRAHEFGTAEEIWAQTGGNITAIVAGAGTGGTISGIAKGLRKHNKNIKVIAADPHGSILAVPESLNEEKANLPYKVEGIGYDFIPDVLDRELVDKWYKTDDRESFKLARRLIAEEGLLVGGSSGSAMAAMLKAVKDFGFKKGDVVVVVLPDSIRSYLSKFADDDWLAANDLLPNDDTNVSGGDAASATPHTPSQNDPYGGATVRALRLKPVSSVLADSPCTEAIEMMRDKGFDQLPVLTPTGGKLAGLVTLGNMLSYISKGRVSPKCPVSDVMFNFKRIDEVVTDPREFGSELKNKKRKFVEITMDTPLSALSRFLEWNSAAIVTEKAEDGSKPVAVVTKVDLLTYMVKHK; encoded by the exons ATGTCGAACCAGAACGGTGCCAACCACCGTGGCCTTGTGTCGCAGGTCCCAATTCCCATATTCGACAAGCTGGTGGCCAAGTCAGACATCAAGATGTCTGCGACCGAGCTCATCGGCAACACGCCGCTTGTGCGCCTCAACAAGATCCCCCAGTCCCTCGGCATCGAGTGCGAGGTCTACGCCAAAGTTGAGCTGTTCAACGCCGGCGGCAGTGTCAAGGACAGGATAGCCCTTCGCATGATCGAGGAGGCTGAAAAGAGCGGACGTATCAAGCCTGGTGACACTCTCATTGAGCCTACCAGTGGCAACAC TGGTATTGGTCTCGCTTTGGTTGGCGCTATCAAGGGCTACaagaccatcatcacccttcCCGAGAAGATGTCCGCCGAGAAGGTGTCTGTCCTCCGCGCCCTCGGTGCCACCATCATTCGCACACCCACCCAGGCTGCGTGGGACAGCCCCGAAAGCCACATCGGTGTTGCGCGCCGTCTGCTCAAGGAgatccccaactcccacaTTCTCGACCAGTATACCAACGTCGACAACCCGCGCGCGCACGAGTTCGGCACCGCCGAGGAGATCTGGGCTCAGACTGGCGGTAACATCACGGCTATTGTCGCGGGTGCTGGTACCGGTGGCACCATCAGCGGTATTGCCAAGGGTTTGCGCAAGcacaacaaaaacatcaaGGTCATTGCTGCCGATCCCCATGGCAGTATCCTTGCTGTTCCCGAGTCCCTGaacgaggagaaggccaaccTGCCCTACAAGGTGGAGGGTATTGGCTATGACTTCATTCCCGATGTCTTGGACCGCGAGCTTGTGGACAAGTGGTACAAGACTGATGACCGCGAGTCTTTCAAGCTTGCGCGCCGTCTGATCGCCGAGGAGGGCTTGTTGGTCGGTGGCAGCTCTGGCAGCGCCATGGCGGCCATGCTCAAGGCTGTCAAGGACTTTGGCTTCAAGAAGGGTGacgttgtcgttgtcgtcctCCCTGACAGCATCCGCTCCTACCTCTCCAAGTTCGCCGACGATGACTGGCTTGCGGCCAACGACCTTCTCCCCAACGACGACACCAACGTCAGCGGCGGCGATGCCGCTTCCGCTACTCCCCACACCCCCAGCCAGAACGACCCCTACGGCGGTGCCACCGTCCGCGCCCTTCGCCTTAAGCCCGTCTCTTCGGTCCTTGCTGACAGCCCATGCACCGAGGCCATCGAGATGATGCGCGACAAGGGTTTTGATCAGCTCCCCGTCCTCACTCCTACTGGTGGCAAGCTCGCTGGTCTTGTTACTCTTGGCAACATGCTCAGCTACATCTCCAAGGGCCGCGTCTCGCCCAAGTGCCCCGTCAGCGACGTCATGTTCAACTTCAAGCGCATCGATGAGGTTGTCACTGATCCCCGCGAGTTTGGTTCCGagctcaagaacaagaagcgCAAGTTTGTGGAGATTACCATGGACACTCCTTTGTCGGCGCTCAGCAGATTCCTCGAGTGGAACAGCGCGGCTATCGTCacggagaaggccgaggacgGATCCAAGCCTGTTGCCGTCGTCACCAAGGTGGATCTGCTGACCTACATGGTCAAGCACAAGTAG
- a CDS encoding hypothetical protein (EggNog:ENOG503P57J) gives MITLVSTGLPLSVIKPSLHKPSNFINKMQFTSKTLLSLAAALSVAAAQSADCVYDVQSAPFHLRLTSDDARLNDTLLVSVHAGPPYRQLVSEVLLEEKYPGNNLSDISINFYYNTTSTNDPNLNCLPGKLHWAPEQSWPSVFGLESSLASNVLPVIVSPTQGEGSGPQFDEEGKLFQRARSFSPVITDENTWSGTNYYKWFVCATVYGNYNYGDALTWVSGGLPDGKDCRAVNVTREWA, from the coding sequence ATGATCACGCTGGTGAGCACTGGTTTGCCTCTGTCAGTCATCAAACCATCCCTCCACAAACCCTCGAATTTCATCAACAAAATGCAGTTTACCTCCAAGACACTTCTCTCGCTCGCAGCGGCCCTCTCTGTTGCCGCTGCACAGTCTGCCGACTGCGTCTATGATGTGCAATCGGCCCCCTTCCATCTCCGACTCACTAGTGACGACGCAAGACTGAATGACACTCTCCTAGTCTCGGTCCATGCCGGCCCCCCTTACCGACAACTCGTTTCTGAAgtcttgttggaggagaagtaCCCGGGGAACAACCTGTCAGACATTTCTATCAACTTCTActacaacaccacctccaccaacgaCCCGAACCTCAACTGCCTCCCGGGGAAACTCCACTGGGCGCCTGAGCAGAGCTGGCCTTCCGTGTTCGGCCTCGAGTCTTCACTTGCAAGCAATGTCCTGCCGGTCATCGTGAGCCCGACGCAGGGAGAGGGGTCTGGCCCTCAGTTTGACGAGGAAGGCAAGCTGTTCCAGCGAGCTAGGTCCTTCAGCCCCGTCATCACGGATGAGAATACCTGGAGTGGTACCAACTATTACAAGTGGTTCGTTTGTGCGACGGTTTATGGCAATTACAACTATGGTGATGCTCTGACCTGGGTATCGGGCGGTCTGCCGGATGGGAAGGACTGCAGGGCTGTCAACGTGACGCGGGAGTGGGCTTGA
- a CDS encoding hypothetical protein (EggNog:ENOG503NUIT) yields the protein MSSTSTPPPTLPDYVLNPDAVLSDPSTTWRHGQPPDYTKTRQFYLQTTSLPALVENLVKNWEIEASYKPLLPEWRTIASPQSYTFRVNGSPPQTAAQMLSVGTYNALIEPNEFYCPAHSSFDASHKTFKRVMPSFAWEVLEVYAGPPRVVFRWRHWGVMKGDYVGTNDKGEKVTIKAHGGDIDIEGVAVADVNDKLQLGSVEVFFDPMAMFRQMAPDGKTGVTKEARTTE from the exons atgtcctccacctcaaccccccctcccaccctcccagACTACGTCCTAAACCCAGACGCAGTCCTCTCcgacccctccacaacctggCGCCACGGCCAACCCCCCGACTACACCAAAACCCGGCAATTCTACCTCCAAA CCACCTCTCTCCCCGCCCTAGTCGAAAACCTCGTCAAAAACTGGGAAATCGAAGCCAGCtacaaacccctcctccccgaatGGCGCACCATCGCCTCCCCGCAGTCCTACACCTTCCGCGTCAACGGCTCACCTCCACAAACCGCAGCCCAAATGCTCTCGGTCGGGACCTACAACGCCCTCATCGAGCCCAACGAGTTCTACTGCCCTGCTCACTCCTCTTTTGACGCCAGCCACAAGACATTCAAGAGGGTGATGCCGTCTTTTGCGtgggaggtgctggaggtgtATGCCGGTCcgccgagggtggtgtttcgCTGGAGGCATTGGGGTGTCATGAAGGGTGATTATGTGGGGACTAACGacaagggggagaaggttaCCATCAAGGCTCACGGGGGGGATATCGACATTGAGGGTGTGGCGGTGGCGGATGTGAATGACAAGCTGCAGTTGGGGAGCGTCGAGGTGTTTTTTGATCCGATGGCCATGTTTAGGCAGATGGCGCCTGATGGGAAGACGGGGGTGACCAAGGAGGCTAGAACGACAGAGTAG
- the AKR1 gene encoding palmitoyltransferase akr1 (EggNog:ENOG503NVTK; COG:S), which yields MAQRPDASATPSANGAPAQPPSKSDTATPKLNNEVELGNLPGDGEPAQSDIMQMARTGDIAGMEKLFETGDYDATYTDGEGITPLHWAAINNQYAMCKFLISRGAEINRKGGESVATPLQWAAQRCHYYTVHLLLQHGADPLISDAQGYNTLHISTFNGNLLLIVLLLHQGIPVDVEDAYGHTGLMWSAYKGYPACVDVFLRWGASVHAKDEQGFTALHWALVKGSAGCVQKLLEYGADRFAKTTTGKTPSITAKELNTAGAWHKALHECGYDEDANAIIPSWPGSSYLLQDRRGFTTKFFFLWPFVLVWATLHIFAGMPVYAGIPIGLIVAYSIQWVGQQVIAYAPPDMRSFEKTPWMTGIFAASLFWVGLNWLFTVFPTTAFGEDGTYLLNFLFAVTLGLTGFFYVRSMVDDPGFVPKMNGIAEQRAVIDELISQWKYDEAHFCVTCMIRTPLRSKHCRRCQRCVAKHDHHCPWVYNCVGINNHRHFFMYLINLTLAIIIYDFLTYRYFNIVSPDASEECSLLAPSICKVVNADAYTMLTAIWASLQLVWVSMLLSVQLIQLARAMTTYENMFGVHHTSATSLASAFTSTGAPLDPTQQPPSGSAAGEGGHGHKHGHRHGGILKTMSRLLGVDIFMRTARGKGAATNPANKRKSRNPYNRGCVTNCKDFWCDPAPLFGKRETGAAMLGGQPVNYTEMYESPSVMDALRGRAGRAGGYEAVAGDEV from the exons ATGGCGCAACGTCCCGACGCATCAGCGACCCCTTCGGCGAACGGCGCGCCCGCCCAACCTCCATCCAAGTCGGACACGGCCACCCCAAAGCTCAACAATGAGGTCGAGTTGGGCAACCTCCCCGGCGACGGGGAGCCAGCCCAGAGTGACATTATGCAGATGGCAAGGACGGGCGACATTGCCGGCATGGAGAAGCTGTTCGAGACGGGCGACTACGATGCGACTTACACCGACGGCGAGGGGATAACCCCATTACAT TGGGcggccatcaacaaccagtATGCCATGTGCAAGTTCCTGATCAGCCGCGGCGCCGAGATCAACCGAAAAGGAGGCGAGAGTGTGGCCACACCATTACAATGGGCTGCTCAGCGGTGTCATTACTACACCGTCCACCTACTGCTCCAACACGGCGCCGACCCCTTGATCTCCGATGCTCAGGGATACAACACATTACATATCAGCACCTTTAACGGGAACCTTCTTCTGATTGTCCTGTTATTACACCAGGGCATACCGGTGGATGTGGAAGATGCCTACGGCCACACCGGTCTTATGTGGTCTGCTTACAAGGGCTATCCGGCTTGCGTCGACGTCTTTCTACGATGGGGCGCCAGCGTTCACGCCAAGGACGAGCAAGGCTTTACGGCTCTGCACTGGGCACTCGTAAAGGGAAGCGCTGGGTGTGTTCAGAAGCTCCTCGAGTACGGCGCCGATCGGTTCGCCAAGACCACGACGGGCAAGACACCTTCCATCACAGCTAAGGAGCTGAACACGGCAGGCGCATGGCACAAGGCCCTCCACGAGTGCGGCTACGATGAGGACGCCAATGCGATAATACCGAGCTGGCCGGGATCGAGCTACCTTTTGCAGGATAGGAGGGGGTTCACGACCAAGTTCTTCTTCCTGTGGCCCTTCGTCCTGGTCTGGGCGACTTTGCACATCTTTGCTGGGATGCCGGTCTACGCGGGCATTCCCATCGGGCTCATTGTGGCTTATTCGATCCAGTGGGTTGGCCAACAGGTTATCGCCTATGCGCCACCTGATATGAGGTCGTTTGAGAAGACG CCCTGGATGACCGGTATTTTTGCCGCTTCGCTCTTCTGGGTAGGGCTCAACTGGCTGTTTACTGTCTTTCCCACCACAGCATTTGGCGAAGATGGGACCTACCTGCTCAACTTCCTTTTCGCCGTGACCCTTGGCTTGACTGGGTTTTTCTACGTCAGGTCCATGGTCGACGATCCCGGATTCGTACCCAAGATGAACGGTATTGCGGAGCAGAGAGCGGTCATTGATGAGCTAATCAGCCAGTGGAAGTACGACGAGGCCCATTTTTGTGTTACTTGCATGATTCGGACTCCGTTGCGCAGCAAGCACTGCCGTAGGTGCCAGCGCTGTGTTGCCAAACACGACCATCACTGCCCGTGGGTCTACAACTGCGTcggcatcaacaaccaccgccacTTCTTCATGTACCTCATCAACCTGACCCTCGCCATTATCATCTACGACTTTCTCACCTACCGTTACTTCAACATTGTGTCACCCGATGCCTCGGAAGAATGCAGCCTTCTCGCCCCTTCCATCTGCAAGGTTGTCAACGCCGACGCTTACACGATGCTGACGGCCATCTGGGCATCGCTCCAGCTTGTCTGGGTGTCCATGCTTCTGTCTGTCCAGCTGATTCAGCTCGCCCGCGCCATGACGACCTACGAGAACATGTTTGGCGTCCACCACACTTCTGCCACCTCGTTGGCATCCGCTTTCACCTCGACTGGCGCCCCACTGGATCCGACACAGCAACCTCCCTCCGGATCTGCCGCCGGCGAAGGTGGCCACGGCCACAAGCATGGCCACAGACATGGCGGCATCCTCAAGACAATGAGCCGACTCCTCGGAGTTGACATTTTTATGCGAACAGCCCGCGGCAAGGGAGCtgccaccaacccagccaacaaGCGAAAGAGCAGAAACCCCTACAACCGCGGCTGCGTCACCAACTGCAAAGACTTTTGGTGTGACCCTGCGCCGTTGTTCGGCAAGAGGGAGACTGGCGCCGCGATGCTCGGTGGACAACCGGTGAACTACACGGAGATGTATGAGAGTCCGTCTGTGATGGATGCGCTGAGAGGGAGGGCTGGCAGAGCAGGCGGTTATGAAGCCGTTGCTGGGGATGAAGTATGA
- a CDS encoding hypothetical protein (COG:U; EggNog:ENOG503NYWI) encodes MSLQQTLKDLLEASLTPSPTVILFGLAFCLLAPILLHFLYSTATPYTTLPSVLLLGPPGAGKTALTTLFERGPLDLPLAKTHTSQVTSSIELSINSDDPSSASYKTNLDEAGATAKKFLLVDTPGHPKLRASSLARLNSAEPTIKSSLVSDGGAKSKIKAVVFMVDAAALADGDALPSTAEYLYDVLLTLQKRFHSRNGSRAPASMPVLVAANKLDLFTALPAALVKSNLEAELGRIRAARSKGLLDSGVGQDDLAAGEEGDWLGGDGSEKFSFAQMMEFDVDVDVIGGSVTGDGPGAEKWWKWIGERV; translated from the coding sequence aTGTCCCTCCAACAAACCCTCAAAGACCTCCTCGAggcctccctcaccccctccccaaccgtcatcctcttcggccTCGCCTTCTGCCTCCTCGCCCCCATtctcctccacttcctctACTCAACCGcaaccccctacaccaccctcccctccgtcctcctcctcggccccccAGGAGCAGGCAAAACAGCCCTAACCACCCTCTTCGAGCGCGGCCCCCTCGACCTCCCCCTCGCAAAAACCCACACCTCCCAagtcacctcctccatcgaACTCTCCATCAACTCCGACGACCCCTCCAGCGCATCCTACAAAACCAACCTCGACGAAGCAGGCGCAACAGCCAAAAAATTCCTCCTGGTCGACACCCCCGGCCACCCCAAACTCcgcgcctcctccctcgcccgtTTGAACTCTGCCGAACCAACAATCAAGTCCTCCCTCGTCAGCGACGGCGGCGCAAAGTCCAAGATCAAGGCCGTCGTCTTCATGGTTGACGCCGCTGCGCTCGCAGATGGTGACGCTCTCCCGTCAACGGCGGAATACCTCTACGACGTGCTCCTCACTCTACAGAAGCGCTTCCACAGCCGGAATGGTAGTCGCGCGCCCGCGTCCATGCCTGTCTTGGTGGCGGCGAACAAGCTTGACTTGTTCACCGCTCTGCCCGCGGCGCTGGTAAAGTCCAACTTGGAGGCGGAGCTGGGGAGGATCCGGGCGGCGAGGAGCAAGGGGTTGTTAGATTCGGGTGTAGGGCAGGATgatcttgctgctggggaggaaggggactGGCTTGGGGGGGACGGGAGCGAAAAGTTCTCGTTTGCGCAGATGATGGAGTTTGACGTGGATGTGGATGTTATTGGGGGGAGTGTCACTGGAGATGGGCCGGGGGCCGAGAAGTGGTGGAAATGGATTGGGGAGAGGGTATAA